The Sporocytophaga myxococcoides genome includes a window with the following:
- a CDS encoding reverse transcriptase family protein: MTKNVLYTTIFYTSMVNTENSQPTRQQLYERIKASGRNAVILEEMKRLGFWKSDEGVSEIPEMLIHKEADLIKELNKLLQQQRIYQNREEALKQVRKARLEQSRKKREENKILRKQKREAKAARWKELKDKNIIYLGEKVSKGLNNQVSDSNKLLKYQLPVFQTAEELSAAMKITIGELKFLSYNRTISKINHYRRFYIPKKTGGKRLISTPMPRLKKAQHWILENILNKIDATESAHGFIKKRSIVSNALPHVKAEVVVNIDLKDFFPSINYRRVKGLFIALGYSEQISTIFALICTEPDCDQVELDGETYYAAGSERFLPQGAPTSPAITNLICRKLDKRLKGIAYKLHFNYTRYADDLTFSASGIATSNTSTLLGFVKKIIKDEKLYINPDKLRVLRKGARKEVTGIIVNDKPSLCRKELDKFRALLHQIEKEGTIKGKHWNNSTNLLASIKGYANFVKMVNPEKGKPLEERVKKILETHRYKHVIKHKPKVPEAPDSKINPEAIKKKPWWKFW, encoded by the coding sequence ATGACGAAGAATGTCCTGTACACTACCATTTTTTATACTTCTATGGTCAACACAGAAAACTCTCAGCCAACCAGACAGCAGTTGTACGAGCGCATCAAAGCAAGCGGCAGAAATGCTGTCATACTTGAAGAGATGAAGCGTCTGGGCTTCTGGAAAAGTGATGAAGGAGTTTCGGAAATTCCGGAAATGCTGATCCACAAAGAGGCTGACCTTATCAAAGAACTGAATAAATTACTTCAGCAGCAGCGGATTTATCAAAACAGAGAAGAAGCGCTTAAACAGGTAAGGAAAGCGAGGCTTGAGCAATCCAGAAAAAAAAGAGAAGAAAACAAAATTCTCAGAAAGCAAAAAAGGGAAGCCAAAGCTGCACGATGGAAAGAACTTAAAGATAAAAATATCATTTATCTTGGAGAGAAAGTTTCTAAAGGTCTGAATAATCAAGTAAGCGATAGCAACAAGCTTTTAAAATACCAGTTGCCTGTATTTCAAACAGCAGAAGAGTTATCCGCTGCCATGAAGATAACGATCGGTGAACTAAAGTTTCTTTCTTATAATAGAACAATCAGTAAAATCAATCATTACAGAAGGTTTTACATACCTAAAAAAACAGGAGGCAAACGTCTTATCTCCACTCCTATGCCAAGGCTTAAAAAAGCTCAGCACTGGATACTTGAAAACATACTTAATAAAATAGATGCAACAGAATCTGCACATGGTTTTATAAAGAAAAGATCTATCGTCAGCAATGCTTTACCACATGTAAAAGCAGAGGTAGTTGTGAATATAGATCTTAAAGATTTCTTCCCTTCTATCAACTATCGAAGGGTAAAAGGTTTGTTTATTGCATTGGGTTATTCAGAACAGATTTCAACAATATTTGCATTGATCTGTACTGAACCCGATTGTGATCAGGTGGAACTGGACGGAGAAACATACTATGCCGCAGGAAGTGAAAGATTCCTCCCGCAAGGCGCTCCAACAAGCCCTGCGATCACTAATCTTATTTGTCGTAAACTTGATAAGAGATTAAAAGGTATTGCTTATAAACTTCATTTCAATTACACAAGATATGCAGACGATCTTACTTTCTCTGCTTCAGGAATAGCAACATCTAATACTTCAACTCTTTTAGGTTTTGTTAAAAAAATAATCAAAGATGAAAAGCTTTATATTAATCCTGATAAGCTTCGTGTGCTGCGGAAAGGAGCGAGAAAGGAAGTAACAGGAATTATAGTAAATGATAAACCAAGTTTATGCAGAAAGGAATTGGATAAATTCAGAGCCCTGTTGCATCAAATAGAAAAAGAAGGAACAATAAAAGGAAAACACTGGAACAACAGCACCAACCTTCTTGCTTCAATAAAAGGATATGCCAACTTTGTAAAGATGGTTAATCCGGAGAAAGGAAAACCATTGGAAGAAAGGGTAAAAAAAATACTTGAAACGCATCGTTACAAACATGTAATAAAACATAAACCAAAGGTCCCGGAAGCTCCTGATAGCAAAATCAATCCGGAAGCAATAAAGAAGAAACCCTGGTGGAAATTCTGGTAA
- a CDS encoding SWIM zinc finger family protein codes for MEFNYKFKGDTTVKNTSGSTSMNFAPDIYREPTYFSGYLNKHIPFREAISALHDIVVSDFRFKPKDKTDYKTWAKEQEDIWLAQYLGGAEDVEQKLKGIRVELEKVRREKYNVMEPFYKAQNKYFQYLYRTSPELMRVYDPVITVHPDELFFECFSQDESSYGKLGCNYNVFKNLSEFKCGTTNIDYSSSLYNEFQKIREYKDTHFNIDPSGFEVQTTAEESYKEVKIDVPASWVRGFLQVSSAMSIPATSFELHPMDVYNICFILKRHKEKEGPRYIRYILKPGEPVRMIFEPWNYEIKCLRSIYTGNEPKEIKVWGRRRLLLLERLIPVTNSIKVVLLGSGLPSFYIADLGEMNFTLGLSGWTANDWSRMGNFDLLAPRAEADAMTMQKVFIGLKEKWVEKPEVLASRLQLDKSLVLGALSAFTQQGKAIYDLNNNCYRIREISRETLPLEALRFSNAREEKANRFFDNRSIQFKADVSEGKQKLTGTVKEDNKTYNPELVIDSDERIVSGKCSCNFFHQNKLMQGPCEHMLALRIAFRKKQNLY; via the coding sequence ATGGAATTCAATTATAAATTTAAAGGAGATACCACGGTTAAAAATACATCAGGCTCTACAAGCATGAATTTCGCACCTGATATATACCGAGAACCAACCTACTTCTCCGGGTATCTTAACAAACATATTCCGTTCAGAGAAGCCATATCTGCACTTCATGACATAGTAGTTTCTGATTTCCGTTTTAAACCTAAAGATAAAACAGACTATAAGACATGGGCAAAAGAGCAGGAAGATATCTGGCTTGCACAATATTTAGGAGGAGCAGAAGACGTAGAGCAAAAACTTAAAGGCATAAGGGTAGAGCTAGAAAAAGTAAGAAGGGAAAAATACAATGTAATGGAGCCCTTCTACAAAGCTCAAAACAAATATTTCCAGTACCTCTACCGGACCAGCCCGGAATTGATGAGGGTTTATGATCCCGTCATAACAGTTCATCCTGATGAATTATTTTTTGAATGTTTCAGTCAGGACGAATCTTCTTACGGCAAGCTTGGATGTAACTACAATGTATTTAAAAATTTAAGTGAGTTTAAGTGCGGTACAACCAATATTGATTATTCTTCCAGTCTGTATAATGAATTTCAGAAGATAAGAGAATATAAAGATACACATTTCAACATAGATCCTTCCGGATTTGAAGTTCAGACTACTGCAGAAGAAAGCTATAAAGAAGTGAAGATTGATGTACCGGCAAGCTGGGTAAGAGGATTTCTTCAGGTGAGCTCTGCAATGTCTATTCCGGCAACATCTTTCGAATTGCATCCAATGGATGTTTACAACATCTGCTTTATACTCAAAAGACATAAAGAAAAAGAAGGACCAAGATACATCCGATATATTCTGAAGCCTGGGGAACCTGTAAGAATGATTTTTGAACCCTGGAACTACGAGATCAAATGCCTCAGATCTATTTACACTGGTAATGAACCCAAAGAAATAAAAGTATGGGGAAGAAGAAGATTATTACTCTTAGAAAGATTAATACCTGTAACAAATTCTATTAAAGTAGTTCTTTTAGGTTCAGGGCTTCCCTCCTTTTACATAGCAGATTTAGGTGAAATGAATTTCACACTTGGCTTGTCCGGCTGGACTGCCAATGACTGGTCACGCATGGGCAACTTTGATCTTCTTGCTCCGAGAGCAGAAGCTGATGCCATGACCATGCAAAAGGTTTTTATCGGACTAAAAGAAAAGTGGGTTGAAAAGCCGGAAGTACTGGCTTCAAGACTACAACTGGACAAATCGCTTGTCCTTGGAGCTTTGTCCGCGTTTACCCAACAGGGAAAGGCTATTTATGATCTCAACAATAATTGTTATCGGATAAGAGAGATTTCAAGAGAAACATTACCCCTTGAAGCATTAAGATTTTCTAATGCAAGAGAAGAAAAAGCCAATAGGTTCTTTGACAACCGGAGCATCCAATTCAAAGCAGATGTATCCGAAGGAAAGCAAAAGTTGACAGGAACCGTTAAAGAGGATAACAAAACGTATAACCCAGAACTTGTGATTGATAGTGATGAAAGAATTGTAAGCGGGAAGTGTAGTTGTAATTTCTTTCATCAAAATAAGTTGATGCAGGGACCATGTGAGCATATGCTTGCATTGAGAATTGCATTCAGAAAGAAACAAAATTTGTATTAA
- a CDS encoding flotillin family protein, producing the protein MLENVLMTTILIGIFFVVMILVLLVKWYKKVPQGKAIVRTGAGGTKVTFTAMFVIPVLHKMEIMDISLKTLHIKRIGKDGLICQDNIRADIEVAFFVRVNKGVEDVVKVAQTIGCERASHKETLVSIFDSKFSEALKTVGRRFDFVSLYSDRDKFKKEILDIIGTDLNGYHLDDCAIDYLEQTPLEFMKTDNILDSQGIKKITEITAQQKILANEIKRNEEKVLRKQDVEAKEAILELNRQLAETEERQQREIAIIRAREKAEAEKVMSEEKLKSELARIKSEEGIQVAEENKQRQIIVASKSKERTDAVETQRVEKDKLLEANEKERVVALAIIEKDKALEEEKKNIQDVIRERVMVEKTVVTEEEKIKDAKAFAEANRNKEVAITNATTQAEELKVKEIKMAEAMKAAAEIKALQLMLEAEAAQKASASQADARRTIAEVTILEESTKGLAEAQVIEAKAKAQEKQGTTEALVFEKKSVAEAKGIEAKATAEAKGIEAKAAADEKKGTMEATVLHKKMEAEAQGITQKADAMKKLDGVGKDHEEFKLKLDKEKSIELAEINIQKDIAEAQAKVISEALKASKIEIVGGETMFFDKIVGSITKGKSLDKMVDNSKLLTDIKGSFLGDGNENLLERIQDLLGKHKLSTEDIKNLSISALILKLSSGTVDNALKNTLASVLNEARDLGIANQTLENLGIKIKTKE; encoded by the coding sequence ATGTTAGAGAATGTATTAATGACGACAATTCTGATAGGAATTTTTTTCGTCGTGATGATCCTTGTTCTGTTAGTAAAATGGTATAAGAAAGTACCGCAAGGAAAGGCCATAGTACGAACAGGCGCAGGAGGAACAAAGGTTACATTTACCGCTATGTTCGTGATTCCGGTTCTTCATAAAATGGAGATTATGGATATTTCTTTGAAAACGCTTCATATTAAAAGAATTGGAAAAGACGGACTTATTTGTCAGGATAACATTCGTGCAGACATAGAAGTGGCTTTTTTTGTAAGAGTTAATAAAGGTGTAGAAGATGTTGTAAAGGTTGCTCAGACAATTGGTTGCGAGCGTGCTTCCCACAAGGAAACCCTTGTTTCTATTTTTGATTCAAAATTTTCAGAGGCACTAAAAACAGTAGGCAGAAGATTTGATTTTGTTTCGCTTTATTCCGATAGAGATAAATTCAAAAAAGAAATACTAGATATCATCGGAACTGATCTTAACGGTTATCATCTTGATGATTGTGCAATAGATTATCTTGAGCAGACACCGCTTGAGTTTATGAAGACCGATAATATCCTTGACTCACAAGGTATCAAGAAAATTACCGAGATCACTGCTCAGCAAAAAATTCTTGCAAATGAAATCAAAAGAAATGAAGAGAAGGTACTTCGTAAGCAGGATGTAGAAGCCAAGGAAGCTATTTTAGAGCTTAACCGTCAGCTTGCTGAAACAGAAGAAAGGCAGCAAAGAGAAATTGCTATCATTCGTGCAAGAGAAAAAGCTGAAGCTGAAAAGGTAATGTCAGAAGAGAAACTAAAATCTGAACTGGCAAGAATAAAATCAGAAGAAGGTATTCAGGTTGCAGAGGAAAATAAACAGAGGCAAATTATTGTGGCTTCTAAGAGCAAAGAGAGAACCGATGCAGTGGAAACACAACGTGTGGAGAAAGATAAATTACTTGAAGCAAACGAAAAAGAAAGAGTTGTTGCTCTGGCAATAATCGAAAAGGATAAAGCTCTTGAGGAAGAAAAGAAAAACATTCAGGATGTGATCAGAGAGCGCGTAATGGTTGAAAAAACGGTTGTTACTGAAGAGGAAAAGATAAAGGATGCAAAAGCATTTGCTGAAGCAAACAGAAATAAGGAAGTAGCAATTACGAATGCGACAACTCAAGCGGAAGAGTTGAAGGTGAAAGAAATTAAAATGGCAGAAGCAATGAAAGCAGCTGCTGAGATCAAAGCATTGCAGTTAATGTTGGAAGCAGAAGCTGCACAAAAAGCATCTGCAAGTCAGGCAGACGCCAGAAGAACAATTGCAGAGGTAACAATACTTGAGGAATCAACGAAAGGGTTGGCTGAAGCTCAGGTGATCGAAGCTAAAGCGAAAGCCCAGGAAAAACAAGGGACTACAGAGGCCCTGGTTTTTGAGAAAAAATCTGTTGCAGAAGCGAAAGGCATAGAAGCGAAAGCAACCGCAGAGGCAAAAGGTATTGAAGCCAAAGCTGCTGCTGATGAGAAAAAGGGTACAATGGAAGCTACAGTTTTACACAAGAAGATGGAAGCAGAAGCTCAGGGTATCACTCAGAAAGCCGATGCTATGAAGAAACTGGATGGGGTTGGTAAAGATCACGAAGAATTTAAACTTAAACTGGATAAAGAGAAATCTATCGAGCTTGCTGAAATCAACATTCAAAAAGATATTGCCGAAGCCCAGGCTAAAGTTATCTCTGAAGCATTGAAGGCTTCTAAGATAGAGATTGTTGGTGGCGAAACAATGTTCTTTGATAAAATCGTTGGTTCAATCACAAAAGGAAAGTCACTTGATAAGATGGTGGACAATAGTAAGCTTCTTACGGATATCAAAGGATCCTTTTTAGGTGATGGAAATGAAAACTTACTTGAAAGAATACAGGATCTGTTAGGTAAGCATAAGCTTTCTACCGAAGATATCAAGAACCTGTCTATATCTGCTCTGATATTAAAATTAAGTTCAGGAACTGTTGATAATGCCCTTAAAAATACACTTGCTTCTGTATTGAATGAGGCAAGGGATCTGGGAATTGCAAACCAGACGCTTGAGAACCTTGGAATAAAGATTAAAACAAAAGAATAA
- a CDS encoding WGR domain-containing protein, which translates to MKLIKQIKLYFQEGTSDKVYEIDLCESGGGFLVNFRYGRRGATLKEGTKTIFPVDLQEANKVFDALEKEKRSKGYSTEGEPMGIVSKPVQGAKDNDRRKKAILKILKNAVDGDQPENWPLSRVFWRAGELNIHEAIPLIQKLTDLSDNISVYSAIWTIGKCGNSNSASFLKSLQQNHDYPQHVNDIISEALFRISDPAERKTAGEYLLATLPEHIKKLLLVGNYSGLHIQLKELLFKTQSTSNEYLSSLYRLSHDNRELKRILSRIINNVPLTYNYFKHIRHIFKMAEMWEDYETFGIITKNIDKHSPGPYSDKGAFSSKTKRYLSARVVRSLKRLGEVKSSSYKEMACGVLLAFDDSKDSKPSYHRSTYTYVYNKQTKRHDVIETKTYFEANAIYKAYNFILFQNSPRYSLGPSGWQCIEPYIPGNEAPLQREEAFPELWDTAANEVIKLLSCSRSLQVHEFALKVFKANPEFANQLTTENIVDILNAAFEITRKVGLEEAMKAYNSANPDTQLLIGMLQSPLEEASIQALQWIEEQKQVFISNSEFVTELIFLRNSFIQTKVRSLLISANIPDQQAEIVIGKILATIIQTEVRSEEDKLFISHTGQTMLDIFGNQLDFIGTDIIKDLLQHFSPEVHAIAGSILVHKKLNPELIPSELLQALLKSENEKARTAGIELLGRFPETSLIEKKELLISFCLSPLPDVRNAVKPIIANLTKAYPAFGNELIDLFVPAFLMKETYEGVHHDLLNLLITELSGSLSYINKNQGLLLLHSKFKSAQLLGAALLKMTIREEELSISEIVKISGNPNEEIRKYAWNYYNNNHLRIKENKEEALRIVDSDWEDTRNFAFDYFRNTFKQEDWSAENLIALCDSTRETVQNFGKEMITKSFKIEDGEEYLLKLSQHPDTRLQLFTSSYLETYAGDKPDVIEKLKLYFVTLLSQVNKGKVAKLRALDFLKKEAMKNETVAQTASEILNRASGSMAISEKAGCIDILRDIRKKYPSLHNFVKVVDYSEYVKK; encoded by the coding sequence TTGAAACTGATAAAGCAAATAAAATTATACTTTCAGGAAGGAACCTCGGACAAAGTATATGAAATTGACCTTTGCGAATCCGGAGGAGGATTTCTGGTTAATTTCAGATATGGAAGAAGAGGCGCAACCCTGAAAGAAGGTACCAAAACTATTTTTCCTGTTGACCTGCAGGAAGCAAATAAAGTTTTTGATGCGCTGGAAAAGGAAAAAAGAAGCAAGGGATATTCCACAGAAGGTGAGCCAATGGGGATTGTCAGTAAGCCTGTTCAAGGCGCAAAAGACAATGACCGCAGAAAGAAAGCCATTCTTAAAATTTTAAAGAATGCAGTAGATGGTGATCAACCCGAAAACTGGCCTTTGTCAAGAGTATTCTGGAGAGCAGGCGAACTCAATATACATGAAGCAATTCCCTTAATTCAAAAATTGACAGACCTTTCTGACAACATTTCCGTTTATTCTGCAATATGGACAATCGGAAAATGCGGTAATTCAAACTCAGCCTCTTTTCTTAAGTCATTGCAACAGAATCATGACTATCCTCAACATGTAAATGATATCATATCAGAAGCTTTATTCAGGATATCAGATCCTGCAGAGAGAAAAACAGCCGGAGAGTATCTTCTTGCAACACTTCCAGAACATATAAAGAAATTATTGCTGGTAGGAAATTATTCAGGGCTTCATATTCAATTAAAGGAATTACTCTTTAAAACCCAATCAACATCCAACGAGTATCTGTCTTCCCTTTATCGTTTATCTCATGATAATAGAGAATTAAAGAGAATATTATCACGTATAATCAATAATGTTCCTCTTACCTACAATTATTTCAAACATATCAGACATATCTTTAAAATGGCTGAGATGTGGGAAGATTATGAAACTTTTGGGATCATAACAAAAAATATTGATAAACATTCTCCAGGTCCATACAGTGATAAAGGAGCTTTTAGCAGTAAAACCAAAAGGTATCTTTCTGCAAGAGTAGTCAGATCACTTAAGAGGCTTGGTGAAGTTAAATCTTCATCGTATAAGGAAATGGCTTGTGGAGTATTATTGGCTTTTGATGATAGCAAAGACAGCAAACCTTCCTATCATCGCTCCACCTATACTTATGTATATAACAAGCAAACCAAAAGGCACGATGTAATTGAGACAAAAACATATTTCGAAGCTAATGCTATATACAAAGCATATAATTTCATACTCTTTCAAAACAGTCCAAGATACTCTTTGGGCCCAAGCGGATGGCAATGTATAGAGCCTTATATTCCAGGTAATGAAGCGCCATTACAAAGAGAAGAGGCCTTTCCCGAACTCTGGGACACCGCGGCAAATGAAGTTATAAAGCTCTTATCGTGCTCAAGATCTTTACAGGTACATGAGTTTGCATTAAAGGTATTTAAAGCAAACCCCGAATTCGCTAATCAGCTTACAACAGAAAATATTGTAGATATTCTGAATGCTGCTTTTGAGATAACAAGAAAGGTTGGATTGGAAGAAGCTATGAAAGCTTATAATTCCGCTAATCCTGACACACAACTTCTAATCGGGATGCTTCAAAGTCCTCTTGAAGAAGCCAGCATTCAGGCTTTGCAATGGATTGAAGAGCAGAAACAAGTATTCATAAGTAATTCAGAATTCGTTACTGAATTGATTTTCCTTAGGAATTCTTTCATACAAACCAAAGTAAGGTCACTACTAATCTCAGCAAACATTCCTGATCAACAAGCTGAAATAGTCATTGGGAAAATACTTGCTACCATTATCCAGACTGAAGTTCGATCGGAAGAAGATAAGCTCTTTATTTCACATACAGGTCAAACAATGCTGGATATATTCGGAAACCAGCTTGATTTTATAGGAACAGATATCATCAAAGATCTGCTTCAACATTTTTCACCGGAAGTACATGCCATTGCAGGTTCTATACTGGTACACAAAAAACTAAATCCTGAACTTATTCCTAGTGAACTCCTTCAAGCTCTTTTAAAATCAGAAAATGAAAAAGCGAGAACTGCAGGTATCGAGCTGTTAGGAAGATTTCCTGAAACTTCTCTGATAGAAAAAAAAGAACTCCTTATCAGCTTTTGTTTATCACCACTTCCGGATGTACGAAATGCAGTAAAACCAATCATTGCAAATCTCACGAAGGCATACCCTGCATTCGGGAATGAGCTTATCGACTTGTTTGTTCCCGCATTTCTGATGAAGGAAACTTATGAAGGGGTACATCATGATTTACTTAACCTCTTAATAACGGAGCTTTCTGGCAGCTTGTCATACATCAATAAAAATCAGGGACTTTTACTCCTTCATTCAAAATTTAAATCTGCACAGTTACTTGGTGCTGCTTTACTAAAAATGACAATCAGAGAAGAGGAATTATCAATCTCTGAAATTGTGAAGATTTCGGGTAATCCAAATGAAGAGATAAGAAAGTATGCGTGGAACTACTACAATAACAACCATCTCAGGATAAAGGAAAATAAAGAAGAAGCATTAAGGATTGTAGATTCTGACTGGGAAGACACAAGAAACTTTGCTTTTGATTATTTCAGAAATACATTCAAACAAGAAGACTGGTCTGCTGAAAACCTTATTGCTCTTTGCGACAGCACAAGAGAAACTGTTCAAAACTTTGGAAAGGAAATGATTACCAAATCCTTTAAGATCGAAGACGGAGAAGAATATTTATTAAAATTAAGTCAGCACCCGGATACAAGATTGCAGCTATTTACTTCATCATATCTTGAAACATACGCCGGAGACAAACCAGATGTAATTGAAAAACTGAAGCTATATTTTGTCACCTTACTTTCTCAGGTAAATAAAGGGAAAGTAGCAAAATTGCGCGCACTGGATTTTCTGAAAAAAGAAGCTATGAAAAATGAAACCGTTGCACAAACTGCATCAGAAATTCTGAATAGAGCTTCAGGGTCTATGGCTATTTCAGAAAAAGCCGGATGTATTGACATACTCAGAGATATCCGGAAAAAATATCCTTCATTGCATAACTTTGTTAAAGTAGTTGATTATTCTGAATATGTAAAGAAATAA